Proteins encoded within one genomic window of Bacteroides sedimenti:
- a CDS encoding SGNH/GDSL hydrolase family protein codes for MKTQGKHFLVLLLLTASSLLHAQYKWENPLKQNFPVVRGQAWQDELKDSYARLPQRAQDKVRKPVWDLSRNSAGLSVAFYSNSPEIKVRYVVKGAFSIPHMPTTGVSGVDLYATDQNGRTRWCAAKYAFRDTVTYTYGGLSYETDPVKGYEYKLYLPLYNTVSWMEIGVPSNASLSFIPVSEEKPLVIYGTSIAQGACASRPGMAWGNIIERNLAHPVINLGFSGNGKLESELFDLLAEIDAKLYIIDCMPNLAGKEASVVVYDRTLQGVKKLREKNSAPILLVEHSGYTNEYSSKTTEASYRYPNAELRRAYEALVKEGIPEIYYLSKEEIGLSMDAMVEGVHPNDLGMQQYADSYIKKIKEILHEETGEIQTCIPCKQQRDSYDWNDRHNQVLKLNSQTAPDVVMIGNSITHYWAGEPVSNNQFGKKSWDDLFKGKKVRNLGFGWDKIENVLWRVYHGELDGFQAKRVFLLIGTNNLKFNTDEEIVAGLKFLTKAIKQKQPMAKLCVMGILPRKDQEMRIRKINEMLQEQLSKDITYIDLAPQLTQSDGTINSSLFRDGLHPNEKGYECIAKRLKEYLKF; via the coding sequence ATGAAAACTCAAGGAAAACACTTTCTAGTTTTATTATTACTAACAGCAAGTTCCTTATTGCATGCACAGTACAAGTGGGAAAATCCATTAAAGCAAAATTTCCCCGTTGTTCGTGGACAAGCCTGGCAAGATGAGTTGAAAGATTCGTATGCAAGACTTCCGCAGCGGGCACAGGATAAGGTTCGGAAACCAGTCTGGGACTTATCCAGAAATAGTGCCGGACTATCTGTTGCATTTTATTCTAATTCGCCGGAAATTAAAGTGCGGTATGTTGTGAAAGGGGCATTTTCAATACCTCATATGCCTACTACCGGAGTTTCGGGTGTTGATCTATATGCTACAGATCAAAATGGGAGAACCCGTTGGTGCGCTGCTAAATATGCTTTTAGAGATACAGTTACCTATACTTATGGGGGTTTATCTTACGAAACAGATCCGGTAAAAGGATACGAATATAAATTGTATTTGCCTTTGTATAACACAGTTTCTTGGATGGAAATAGGAGTACCATCAAATGCCTCATTAAGTTTTATACCAGTTTCGGAAGAAAAACCACTTGTGATTTATGGAACTTCTATTGCTCAGGGTGCTTGTGCCTCCCGGCCCGGAATGGCGTGGGGAAATATCATAGAACGTAATTTGGCGCATCCGGTTATTAACCTGGGTTTCTCCGGAAACGGGAAATTAGAAAGTGAGCTGTTTGATCTGCTTGCTGAAATCGATGCAAAATTATACATCATTGATTGTATGCCAAACCTGGCTGGAAAAGAGGCTTCGGTGGTTGTTTACGACCGCACTTTGCAGGGCGTAAAAAAACTGAGAGAAAAAAACAGTGCTCCAATTCTATTGGTTGAGCATAGTGGATATACAAATGAGTATTCATCCAAAACAACTGAAGCATCATACAGATACCCAAATGCAGAATTGCGCAGGGCTTATGAGGCTTTAGTAAAAGAAGGCATCCCTGAGATTTATTATTTATCCAAGGAAGAAATCGGACTGTCCATGGATGCAATGGTTGAAGGTGTTCATCCCAATGACCTGGGTATGCAACAATATGCCGATAGCTATATAAAGAAGATAAAAGAGATTCTGCACGAAGAGACCGGAGAAATTCAAACCTGCATCCCCTGTAAGCAACAAAGAGATAGTTACGATTGGAATGATCGTCACAACCAGGTACTGAAACTAAATAGCCAAACAGCTCCTGATGTTGTGATGATAGGAAATTCCATCACTCATTATTGGGCAGGTGAACCTGTTTCAAATAATCAATTCGGCAAGAAATCGTGGGATGACTTATTCAAAGGAAAGAAGGTTCGCAATTTAGGCTTTGGCTGGGATAAAATAGAGAATGTACTTTGGCGGGTTTATCATGGTGAGCTGGACGGCTTTCAAGCCAAAAGAGTGTTCTTGTTAATTGGCACAAATAACCTGAAGTTTAATACAGATGAGGAGATTGTTGCTGGACTGAAATTCCTGACTAAAGCGATCAAACAGAAACAACCGATGGCAAAACTATGTGTCATGGGTATTTTGCCGAGAAAAGATCAGGAGATGCGGATTCGTAAAATAAACGAGATGCTACAAGAACAACTATCTAAGGACATTACCTATATTGATTTGGCTCCTCAACTTACTCAGAGTGATGGAACGATTAATTCATCATTATTCAGAGATGGACTTCATCCCAACGAGAAAGGTTATGAATGCATTGCAAAGAGATTGAAAGAGTATTTAAAATTTTAG
- a CDS encoding TrkH family potassium uptake protein — protein MINLKMFFKIMGILVLIETVLLLACAGVSLIYQENDIDAFLQVVAGSALLGGVLVLLGRNAQRQLTRRDGYLIVASTWLIFTIIGMLPFLISGYIPRVVDAFFETMSGFTTTGATILSNIESLPHGLLFWRSLTQWTGGLGFIVLIIAALPIFGMGNMQLFSAEAIAPSHQKLAPRISVTARWIWFVYLSLTVAQILFLLMGGMGFFDSICHSFSTVSTGGFSTKQANLAYYNSPYLEYVTTFFMIFAGINFTLLFYLVKGKTKKILFDDELRWYLSSLAVFTTIFSVALYYTSPMGAGESFRKALFQVVSIHTTTGFTSADYATWTPFLWATLGVMMFLGASSGSASGGMRSIRLMILSKMRRNEFKRMIHPSAVLPLKVNKVAVTPSTQSCILLFASLYITTFVVGSLIMMAMGTGLVESFGTVASCLGSVGPGLGSYGPSFSWSTLPDGGKWLLSFLMLAGRMELFALFLIFTPRFWKNR, from the coding sequence ATGATTAATCTGAAAATGTTTTTTAAGATAATGGGCATTCTGGTGCTCATTGAAACAGTTTTGCTGCTGGCATGTGCCGGGGTTTCCCTGATTTATCAGGAGAACGACATTGACGCCTTTCTGCAGGTAGTTGCCGGTTCGGCACTATTGGGAGGTGTGCTTGTGTTGTTGGGAAGAAATGCTCAGCGACAACTTACACGCCGGGATGGATACCTTATTGTGGCATCCACATGGTTGATTTTTACGATTATCGGCATGTTGCCTTTCCTCATCAGCGGATATATTCCCCGGGTGGTGGATGCTTTCTTTGAAACCATGTCGGGCTTTACCACCACTGGTGCTACGATTCTGAGCAATATCGAATCGCTTCCGCACGGATTGCTATTTTGGCGCAGCCTGACTCAATGGACCGGCGGTCTGGGATTCATTGTTCTGATTATCGCCGCGCTTCCTATTTTCGGAATGGGAAACATGCAGCTTTTTTCTGCCGAAGCCATCGCTCCATCTCATCAGAAACTGGCACCGCGCATCAGCGTAACAGCCCGATGGATTTGGTTTGTCTATCTCTCCCTGACAGTGGCTCAGATACTCTTTCTGCTGATGGGAGGAATGGGATTCTTTGACTCTATCTGTCACTCTTTCTCTACAGTATCTACCGGAGGGTTCTCAACCAAACAGGCTAACCTGGCTTACTACAACTCTCCTTATCTAGAATATGTAACCACCTTCTTCATGATTTTTGCAGGTATCAATTTCACCCTCCTTTTCTATCTGGTTAAGGGAAAGACCAAAAAAATACTGTTTGATGATGAACTGAGATGGTATCTATCCTCTCTGGCTGTTTTTACTACCATATTTAGTGTGGCACTCTACTACACTAGTCCTATGGGAGCCGGAGAGTCTTTCCGTAAAGCTCTGTTCCAGGTAGTTTCCATTCACACTACCACCGGATTCACCTCGGCCGATTACGCCACCTGGACACCCTTCCTGTGGGCAACCCTGGGAGTTATGATGTTTCTGGGAGCCAGTAGCGGGTCTGCCTCGGGAGGTATGCGCAGCATCCGCCTGATGATTCTGAGCAAGATGAGACGCAATGAGTTTAAACGGATGATTCATCCCAGCGCCGTGTTGCCCCTGAAAGTAAACAAGGTGGCTGTAACTCCGTCAACCCAATCATGCATTCTGCTCTTTGCCTCACTCTACATCACTACGTTTGTTGTAGGCTCGCTTATTATGATGGCAATGGGTACAGGGCTTGTAGAATCTTTCGGAACAGTGGCTTCCTGTTTGGGAAGCGTTGGTCCGGGACTAGGCTCGTATGGCCCTTCGTTTTCATGGAGCACCCTCCCCGATGGTGGTAAGTGGCTGCTCTCTTTCCTGATGCTGGCAGGCCGTATGGAACTCTTTGCCTTGTTCCTTATTTTCACTCCGCGTTTCTGGAAGAATCGGTAA
- the trkA gene encoding Trk system potassium transporter TrkA, giving the protein MKIIIAGAGAVGTHLAKLLSQEKQDIVLMDDDEDKLLTMDSNFDLMTVCRSATSINGLKDAGVAKADLFIAVTPDESRNMTACMLASSLGAKKTVARIDNYEYLEPHHQEFFKKLGVDSLIYPEMLAAKEIVSSIKMSWIRQWWEFCGGALVLIGVKMREGARILDIPLSELGKQEAPYHIVAIKRGNETIIPRGDDMIKLLDIVYFTTTPKNIPIIRKVAGKEEYSDVKNVMVMGGSRIAVRTTQFAPDYMRMKIIEKDPTRCTRLTELVNDKTMIINGDGRDVDLLVEEGLKNTEAFVALTDNSETNILACLAAKRNGVRKTVAEVENIDYIGMAESLDIGTVINKKLIAASHIYQMMLNADVTNVKCLTFASADVAEFTVKEGTAITRRKVKDLGLPKGMTIGGLLRNSEGIVVTGDTQIEPGDHVVVFCMSMMIKKIEKYFN; this is encoded by the coding sequence ATGAAAATTATTATCGCCGGAGCCGGAGCGGTAGGTACGCACCTGGCCAAGCTGCTTTCACAAGAAAAACAAGACATTGTCCTGATGGATGATGACGAAGATAAATTGCTGACCATGGACAGTAACTTCGACCTGATGACAGTGTGCCGGTCGGCCACTTCTATCAACGGACTGAAGGATGCCGGTGTTGCAAAAGCCGACCTGTTCATTGCTGTTACTCCAGACGAAAGCAGGAACATGACCGCCTGCATGCTGGCATCAAGCCTGGGAGCCAAGAAAACAGTAGCGCGCATTGATAACTACGAATACCTGGAGCCACATCATCAGGAGTTCTTCAAGAAACTGGGAGTCGATTCGCTTATCTATCCAGAAATGCTTGCTGCCAAGGAAATTGTATCGTCCATCAAGATGAGCTGGATACGCCAATGGTGGGAGTTCTGTGGAGGAGCTCTGGTACTTATAGGAGTAAAAATGCGCGAGGGAGCCCGAATACTTGATATTCCGCTCAGCGAACTGGGCAAACAGGAGGCACCTTACCACATCGTGGCCATTAAGCGGGGCAACGAAACAATCATCCCCCGGGGCGACGACATGATTAAGCTATTAGACATAGTTTACTTTACCACAACTCCAAAGAATATTCCAATCATACGCAAGGTGGCAGGAAAAGAAGAATACTCTGACGTGAAGAACGTAATGGTGATGGGAGGAAGCCGAATAGCCGTAAGAACTACACAGTTTGCACCCGACTATATGCGAATGAAGATTATCGAAAAAGATCCGACCCGCTGCACAAGACTTACCGAACTGGTGAACGACAAGACCATGATTATTAATGGTGACGGACGCGACGTAGACCTGTTGGTAGAAGAGGGATTGAAGAACACAGAGGCATTTGTGGCACTGACCGACAACTCGGAAACAAATATTCTGGCCTGTTTGGCAGCCAAAAGGAACGGAGTACGCAAAACTGTGGCCGAAGTGGAAAATATAGATTACATAGGCATGGCCGAAAGTCTGGACATCGGTACTGTAATCAACAAGAAGCTGATTGCCGCCAGCCACATTTATCAGATGATGCTGAACGCGGATGTTACCAATGTGAAGTGTCTGACCTTTGCCAGCGCCGACGTAGCGGAATTTACCGTGAAAGAGGGAACTGCCATTACCCGCCGCAAAGTAAAAGACCTGGGACTGCCTAAGGGGATGACTATCGGTGGTTTGCTACGCAACAGCGAAGGTATCGTGGTAACAGGTGATACTCAGATTGAACCGGGCGACCACGTGGTTGTGTTCTGCATGAGTATGATGATTAAGAAGATTGAAAAATACTTCAATTAA
- the dxs gene encoding 1-deoxy-D-xylulose-5-phosphate synthase, translating to MKNNQTYRLLNGINCPGDLRKLNVDALPEVCRELRQDIIDELSCNPGHFAASLGAVDLTVALHYVFNTPYDRIVWDVGHQAYAHKILTGRRKAFSTNRKLKGIKPFPSPEESEYDTFTCGHASNSISAALGMCVAARHKGEKDRHVVAVIGDGSMTGGLAFEGLNNVAAIPNNVLIVLNDNNMAIDRTVGGMKEYLLNLTTTNRYNRIRQRIARQLFHWGILNDTRRKSLIRFNNSLKSLLSQQQNIFEGMNIRYFGPFDGNDVKNVARVLNDIKDMEGPKLLHLHTVKGKGFEPAEKAATEWHAPGLFDKETGERIVTSTKGMPPLFQEVFGHTVLELAKNNKKIIGVTPAMPSGCSLNIMMKEMPDRAFDVGIAEGHAVTFSGGMAQDGLLPFCNIYSSFMQRAYDNVIHDVAIQKLNVVFCLDRAGLVGEDGPTHHGAFDLAYMRCIPNLTIASPYNEHELRKLMYTAQLPDMGPFVIRYPRGRGTLVDWKCEFEEIQIGKGRKLKDGNDLAVITLGPIGTLAKKAIARAEEEGVTIAHYDLRFLKPLDEELLHEVGKRFSKIVTIEDGVTEGGMGSAILEFMMDHHYSPQITRIGIPNIFVEHGSVKELFKLCHMDEESIYQTLKSQL from the coding sequence ATGAAGAATAACCAAACATATCGTTTGCTGAATGGCATCAATTGTCCGGGAGATCTTCGCAAACTAAACGTGGATGCGCTTCCTGAAGTATGCAGGGAATTGAGACAGGACATCATTGATGAGCTTTCCTGCAACCCGGGGCACTTTGCTGCAAGTCTGGGAGCGGTAGATTTAACCGTAGCCCTGCATTACGTTTTCAATACCCCTTACGACAGAATTGTGTGGGACGTAGGGCATCAGGCCTATGCGCATAAGATACTTACCGGTAGAAGAAAAGCCTTCTCAACAAATCGCAAACTGAAAGGAATAAAGCCGTTTCCCTCGCCTGAGGAGAGCGAATACGATACCTTTACCTGCGGACATGCCTCAAACTCCATATCGGCAGCACTGGGAATGTGCGTGGCTGCAAGACATAAAGGCGAGAAAGATCGGCATGTTGTAGCGGTAATAGGCGACGGATCGATGACCGGCGGACTGGCGTTCGAAGGGCTGAACAATGTGGCAGCCATCCCGAACAATGTGCTGATTGTACTGAACGACAACAACATGGCTATTGACCGCACTGTGGGGGGAATGAAGGAGTATCTGCTGAACCTTACCACTACCAACCGGTATAACCGCATCCGGCAACGGATTGCCCGTCAGCTCTTCCATTGGGGCATACTTAACGACACGCGCCGCAAAAGCCTTATACGGTTCAACAACAGCCTGAAATCACTGCTCTCACAGCAACAGAATATTTTCGAGGGAATGAACATACGCTACTTCGGTCCTTTTGATGGGAACGATGTGAAGAACGTGGCACGGGTGCTGAATGACATCAAGGACATGGAAGGTCCCAAACTGCTGCATCTGCATACTGTGAAAGGAAAAGGTTTTGAGCCGGCAGAAAAAGCAGCTACCGAATGGCACGCTCCGGGACTGTTTGACAAGGAGACGGGCGAACGGATTGTGACCAGCACAAAGGGAATGCCTCCCCTCTTTCAAGAGGTATTCGGACATACGGTTCTGGAACTGGCAAAAAACAATAAGAAAATTATCGGGGTTACACCTGCCATGCCATCAGGATGCTCACTGAACATCATGATGAAGGAGATGCCCGACCGGGCCTTCGATGTAGGTATTGCCGAAGGACATGCCGTAACCTTTTCGGGAGGTATGGCGCAAGACGGACTATTGCCGTTCTGCAACATCTACTCCTCTTTCATGCAACGGGCTTACGACAATGTGATTCACGATGTGGCGATTCAAAAACTGAACGTAGTGTTCTGTCTGGATCGCGCCGGACTGGTGGGCGAAGACGGGCCAACGCATCACGGAGCGTTCGATTTGGCTTACATGCGCTGCATACCCAACCTCACCATTGCATCGCCCTACAACGAACACGAACTGCGCAAACTGATGTACACCGCACAGCTGCCCGATATGGGACCGTTCGTAATTCGCTACCCCAGAGGACGCGGAACACTGGTGGATTGGAAATGCGAGTTCGAAGAAATTCAGATTGGTAAGGGACGAAAGCTGAAAGATGGAAACGACCTGGCAGTAATTACCCTCGGACCCATCGGGACTCTGGCAAAGAAAGCCATTGCCCGCGCAGAGGAAGAAGGAGTTACCATTGCACACTACGACCTACGGTTCCTGAAGCCGCTGGACGAAGAGTTGCTTCACGAGGTAGGAAAACGATTCTCCAAAATAGTAACCATAGAAGACGGGGTAACTGAAGGAGGAATGGGAAGCGCCATCCTGGAATTTATGATGGATCACCACTATTCTCCACAAATTACACGAATAGGAATTCCAAATATATTCGTGGAACACGGAAGCGTAAAAGAGCTCTTTAAGCTTTGTCACATGGATGAGGAAAGTATATATCAAACTTTAAAATCGCAGTTATGA
- a CDS encoding GSCFA domain-containing protein: MEFRTLVELPQKELTITHADQILLLGSCFAENIGNLLINNKFRCEVNPFGVLYNPLSIARGLRCLADKRTFSPTDLFASRGLWHSFMHHGSFSASTPEQTLQNINQRLQPAADQFASLNYLLITFGTAWVFEEKESGTVVANCHKLPDRAFNRRMLSVSEITDAYIPLIEELITSNPKLKLIFSVSPIRHVKDGMHGNQLSKAVLLLAIEELRCHFPENVYYFPSYELLLDELRDYRFYADDMLHPSDVAISYLWESFIKSYFPKETQKILKEWAEIVKALQHKPFHPDSAQYKHFLSQILLKIIQLKEKCPFLDVAKEIELCHIQ, from the coding sequence ATGGAATTCAGAACATTAGTGGAGCTTCCTCAAAAAGAGCTGACCATTACCCATGCTGATCAAATCCTTCTGCTTGGCTCTTGTTTCGCTGAGAACATCGGCAATCTGCTGATAAATAATAAATTCAGGTGCGAAGTCAACCCCTTCGGAGTCCTTTACAACCCGCTCTCTATAGCTCGCGGATTGCGCTGTCTGGCCGATAAGAGAACGTTTTCCCCGACCGATTTGTTTGCTTCCCGCGGACTATGGCATAGTTTTATGCATCATGGCTCGTTCTCGGCTTCCACCCCCGAACAGACGCTTCAGAACATAAACCAGCGTCTGCAACCGGCAGCCGATCAGTTTGCCTCGCTCAACTATCTGCTTATCACCTTCGGAACCGCGTGGGTGTTCGAGGAGAAGGAGAGTGGCACAGTAGTGGCCAACTGCCACAAGCTACCCGATAGAGCTTTTAATCGTCGAATGCTCAGCGTGAGTGAAATTACCGATGCTTACATTCCTTTGATTGAGGAACTTATTACAAGCAACCCGAAGTTGAAACTTATTTTTTCAGTCAGCCCCATTCGTCATGTCAAAGATGGCATGCACGGCAACCAACTCAGTAAGGCGGTATTGCTGCTTGCCATCGAGGAGCTTCGCTGCCATTTCCCGGAAAATGTATACTACTTCCCTTCGTACGAATTACTGCTCGATGAGCTGCGCGATTACCGGTTTTACGCCGACGATATGCTTCATCCGTCGGATGTTGCCATCAGCTATTTGTGGGAGTCGTTTATCAAATCTTACTTCCCGAAAGAGACACAGAAAATCCTTAAGGAATGGGCCGAAATTGTTAAAGCGCTTCAGCATAAACCGTTCCATCCGGATTCGGCTCAATATAAGCATTTTTTAAGTCAAATTCTGTTAAAGATTATCCAACTTAAGGAAAAATGCCCTTTCTTAGATGTCGCTAAAGAAATAGAGTTATGTCATATTCAATAG
- a CDS encoding bifunctional UDP-N-acetylmuramoyl-tripeptide:D-alanyl-D-alanine ligase/alanine racemase, giving the protein MSYSIETITQLIGAQRIGLREARIDWLLTDSRSLCFPEETLFFALQSKRNDGHKYIPDLYARGVRNFVVNELPAGDSYSDANFLKVAHPLKALQKLAELHRAKFQIPVIGVTGSNGKTVVKEWLHQLLSPDRIVTRSPRSYNSQIGVPLSVWQLNEQTELAVIEAGISEMNEMRALQTIIRPTIGILTNIGGAHQENFFSLQEKCMEKLTLFKDCDVVIYNGDNDLISDCVSKSLMSSREIAWSRTDKEKPLYINSITKGTDSTKICYRYLGMDNCYTIPFIDDASIENSLNCLAACLYLMVPNEEINTRMSKLEPVAMRLEVKEGKNGCVLINDTYNSDIASLDIALDFLYRRSEAKGMKRTLILSDMLETGQTTSVLYRKVAQLVHSRGIQKIIGVGAEISSCAKKFEIEKYFFPNTETFLKSDVFTSLRNEVILVKGSRDFAFERISEALELKVHETILEINLNALVSNLNYFRSKLKPETKMVCMVKAFAYGAGSYEVAKTLQDHRVDYLAVAVADEGSDLRKAGITGSIIIMNPEMSAFKTMFDYKLEPEVYSFHLLEALIREAEKEGITHFPIHIKLDTGMHRLGFAPEDVPALIKRLKSQSAVLPRSVFSHLVGSDNSKFDEFTRHQIAVFDKASQEITSAFQHKILRHICNSAGIERFSDAQYDMVRLGIGLYGVSAVDNSIINNVSTLKTTILQIRDVPAEDTVGYSRRGALTRNSRIAAIPIGYADGLNRHLGNGKAYCLVNGKKAPYVGNICMDVCMIDVTDIECKEGDKAIIFGDDLPMTVLSDILGTIPYEVLTSVSSRVKRVYFQD; this is encoded by the coding sequence ATGTCATATTCAATAGAAACTATTACGCAACTAATAGGCGCACAGCGCATTGGCCTCCGTGAGGCACGAATCGACTGGTTGCTAACCGACAGCCGTTCTCTCTGTTTCCCCGAGGAAACACTATTTTTTGCCCTTCAAAGCAAACGTAACGACGGGCACAAATATATTCCGGATTTATATGCCCGTGGTGTAAGAAACTTTGTGGTCAACGAACTTCCGGCCGGAGATTCATATTCCGATGCCAACTTCCTGAAAGTGGCACACCCCTTGAAAGCTCTTCAGAAACTAGCCGAACTACACCGTGCCAAGTTCCAGATTCCGGTTATCGGTGTTACCGGTAGTAATGGCAAAACTGTGGTTAAGGAGTGGCTTCACCAGTTGCTCAGTCCCGACAGAATCGTGACCCGTTCGCCGCGTAGCTACAACTCACAGATTGGTGTTCCGCTTTCAGTATGGCAGCTTAACGAGCAGACTGAACTGGCGGTTATCGAAGCCGGCATTTCCGAGATGAACGAGATGCGGGCATTGCAGACCATTATTCGTCCTACCATCGGCATCCTGACCAATATTGGCGGAGCACACCAAGAGAATTTTTTCTCCCTGCAAGAAAAATGTATGGAGAAACTAACCCTGTTCAAGGATTGCGATGTGGTGATCTACAACGGTGATAACGACCTTATATCCGACTGTGTATCCAAATCGTTGATGAGCTCCAGAGAGATTGCCTGGTCGCGTACTGACAAGGAGAAACCGCTCTACATCAACTCTATCACCAAGGGAACCGACAGCACAAAGATATGCTACCGATACTTGGGAATGGACAATTGCTACACCATTCCGTTCATTGACGACGCCTCCATCGAGAACTCGCTCAACTGCTTGGCAGCATGCCTTTACCTCATGGTGCCCAACGAAGAGATCAACACTCGTATGTCAAAGCTCGAACCTGTGGCCATGCGGCTCGAGGTGAAAGAGGGGAAAAACGGATGTGTGCTGATTAATGATACATACAACTCGGACATCGCATCGCTCGATATCGCGCTCGACTTCCTTTACCGTCGTTCCGAGGCAAAGGGAATGAAGCGCACGCTGATACTTTCGGATATGCTCGAAACAGGACAAACCACTTCCGTGCTCTATCGTAAGGTGGCACAATTGGTTCACAGCCGGGGTATTCAGAAGATTATCGGAGTAGGAGCCGAGATATCTTCCTGTGCCAAGAAGTTCGAGATAGAAAAATATTTCTTCCCCAATACGGAAACCTTCCTCAAATCGGATGTTTTTACATCGCTACGCAATGAAGTGATTCTGGTTAAAGGATCACGCGATTTCGCTTTCGAACGCATATCCGAAGCACTTGAACTGAAGGTGCACGAAACCATACTCGAGATTAACCTCAACGCATTGGTGAGCAACCTCAACTATTTCCGTTCAAAATTAAAACCGGAAACCAAGATGGTGTGCATGGTAAAGGCATTTGCCTACGGCGCCGGGTCGTACGAGGTGGCCAAAACATTGCAGGATCATCGTGTGGATTACTTAGCTGTGGCTGTGGCCGATGAAGGTTCCGACCTTCGCAAGGCGGGCATCACCGGCTCCATCATCATCATGAACCCCGAAATGTCTGCGTTCAAAACCATGTTCGACTATAAGCTCGAACCCGAAGTATACAGTTTCCATCTGCTCGAAGCCTTGATACGTGAGGCGGAGAAGGAGGGAATCACCCATTTCCCCATTCATATCAAGCTTGATACTGGAATGCATCGTCTGGGATTTGCCCCCGAAGATGTGCCTGCTCTCATCAAACGACTCAAGTCGCAGAGTGCCGTACTGCCCCGCTCGGTATTTTCACATCTGGTGGGCAGCGACAATAGCAAGTTCGACGAATTTACCCGTCATCAGATAGCGGTGTTCGATAAGGCATCGCAGGAGATTACTTCCGCTTTCCAGCATAAAATACTGCGTCACATCTGTAATTCGGCAGGCATTGAACGCTTCTCCGATGCGCAATATGATATGGTTCGCCTTGGCATTGGGCTCTACGGAGTGAGCGCGGTGGACAATTCCATCATCAACAACGTAAGCACCCTGAAGACAACCATTCTTCAGATACGTGATGTGCCGGCCGAAGATACGGTGGGTTACAGCCGCCGTGGAGCGCTTACCCGTAACTCGCGCATTGCTGCTATTCCTATTGGCTATGCCGACGGACTGAACCGGCACTTGGGCAATGGCAAGGCGTACTGCCTGGTGAATGGCAAGAAGGCACCCTATGTAGGAAACATCTGCATGGATGTCTGTATGATCGATGTTACCGATATAGAGTGCAAAGAGGGCGATAAAGCCATCATCTTTGGTGACGACCTGCCTATGACAGTGCTATCGGACATTCTGGGAACCATCCCTTATGAGGTGCTTACCAGTGTCTCCTCACGAGTGAAGCGGGTCTATTTTCAGGATTAA
- a CDS encoding Sec-independent protein translocase subunit TatA/TatB, producing MFNSLLFLNLGAGEIIIIALVVLLLFGGKKIPELMKGLGKGVKSFKDGMKEAENEIKDVKDDITKTSDDEKK from the coding sequence ATGTTCAATTCCTTGTTATTTTTAAACCTTGGTGCCGGCGAAATTATTATTATCGCTCTGGTTGTGCTTCTTTTATTTGGTGGAAAGAAAATCCCTGAACTGATGAAAGGGCTTGGCAAAGGCGTGAAGAGCTTCAAAGATGGTATGAAAGAGGCCGAAAACGAGATCAAAGACGTAAAGGACGATATCACCAAGACTTCCGACGACGAAAAAAAATAA